In the genome of Magnolia sinica isolate HGM2019 chromosome 2, MsV1, whole genome shotgun sequence, one region contains:
- the LOC131237584 gene encoding protein PAL OF QUIRKY-like, producing the protein MEAAAPAPPPPPIPPALAYADSLDSSPRSRNTDSWDDPSLPSLSSTPSAKLRLMCSYGGHIVPRPHDKSLCYLGGDTRIVVVDRTTLSLSSLSSKLSSTLLDGRPFSLKYQLPNEDLDSLISVTTDEDLDNMIDEYDRTTAASAHKPSRLRLFLFPSKPDSASSIGSLLDDSKSETWFVDALNGAGVIPRGLSAASADSADVNCLLGLDDSGGNGGGGGGGAASDAKTHPPDSPMLETASSSFGSTSSAHFLSNLPPIRVHVDESGVRMQEPRTGLEEQFNQMNVSAAAAVSGAATGAPLMNISPSNENLNRVFSDDERVEQGVPVTNRKPPQPPQQQQQQQQQQQHQLQQQKQTTSDMLPDTVTRDNSNIPGVISRPKPVFYQDPVAARDRAAVTATISSVPDPKREVSNPNYRVPIQVQDPSYVLPPMQPEQQQFVHATPHYIHHHATGPVPISPYYQMHPMHQPQPLQQQQQAQQQQQHRMDQQYPMYFMPVGQNQPYNLALQSNLADGSSIASSKPAPLANPGIIPPSYKESAPIYPARSAQPPKPELTANLYRTAAAAAPQPLPTAAAPLVHMSDQQQQYMGYHQMHHPSQSAANFPYEYADQLHAQIYYTQAPPATLAPQYQTVSSGAMISEAAVLSPPAATAEAKQNRTSQPL; encoded by the exons ATGGAAGCCGCTGCTCCCGCACCTCCTCCCCCACCGATTCCTCCGGCACTTGCCTACGCCGACTCGCTTGACTCGTCCCCTCGCTCGCGCAACACCGATTCCTGGGACGATCCCTCCCTCCCTTCCTTATCCTCCACCCCTTCTGCTAAACTGCGCCTGATGTGCAGCTACGGCGGTCACATCGTCCCCCGCCCTCACGACAAGTCCCTCTGCTATCTCGGTGGCGATACCCGCATCGTCGTCGTCGATCGGACcaccctctccctctcatctCTGTCGTCCAAGCTCTCCTCCACCCTCCTCGACGGCCGTCCGTTCTCCCTCAAGTACCAGCTCCCCAACGAGGACCTTGATTCCCTCATCTCCGTCACCACCGACGAGGACCTCGACAACATGATCGATGAGTACGATCGCACCACCGCCGCCTCGGCCCACAAGCCGTCCCGTCTCCGCCTCTTCCTCTTCCCCAGCAAGCCTGACTCGGCATCCTCGATCGGATCGCTTCTCGACGATTCCAAATCGGAGACTTGGTTCGTCGATGCGCTGAATGGGGCTGGGGTTATCCCACGGGGACTCTCCGCCGCATCGGCTGATTCCGCAGACGTGAATTGCTTGCTTGGATTGGATGATTCCGGCGGCAATGGTGGCGGCGGCGGCGGTGGGGCTGCCTCCGATGCCAAGACCCATCCCCCCGATTCGCCGATGCTGGAGACGGCATCGTCGTCTTTCGGGTCGACGTCTTCTGCTCATTTCCTGTCGAATTTGCCGCCAATTCGCGTGCATGTCGATGAATCTGGGGTCCGGATGCAGGAGCCCAGGACAGGTCTTGAGGAGCAGTTCAATCAGATGAATGTGAGCGCAGCAGCGGCTGTATCTGGTGCGGCGACTGGAGCGCCGTTGATGAATATATCGCCATCGAATGAAAACCTCAATCGGGTCTTTTCAGATGATGAGAGAGTGGAGCAGGGGGTGCCCGTAACAAATCGAAAGCCACCACAGCCAccgcagcaacagcagcagcagcaacagcaacagcaacaTCAGCTACAACAGCAGAAACAGACTACCTCCGATATGCTGCCAGATACAGTTACAAG GGATAATAGTAATATTCCTGGTGTGATTTCTCGCCCAAAACCTGTGTTTTATCAAGATCCGGTTGCGGCCCGAGACAGGGCTGCTGTTACTGCAACCATCAGCTCAGTTCCAGATCCGAAACGGGAAGTGTCCAATCCAAATTACCGGGTTCCGATTCAAGTTCAAGACCCAAGTTATGTATTGCCGCCTATGCAGCCAGAGCAGCAGCAATTCGTTCATGCAACCCCGCATTATATTCATCATCACGCAACGGGGCCAGTGCCCATCTCTCCTTACTACCAGATGCATCCGATGCATCAGCCACAGCCTCTCCAGCAGCAGCAACAAGcgcagcaacagcaacaacatCGGATGGATCAGCAGTATCCGATGTACTTCATGCCTGTCGGGCAAAACCAACCTTACAATTTAGCCCTGCAGTCAAATTTGGCTGATGGATCTTCCATCGCTTCTAGTAAGCCGGCCCCACTTGCAAATCCCGGCATCATCCCTCCATCGTACAAAGAGTCCGCGCCCATCTACCCGGCACGATCTGCTCAGCCCCCAAAACCTGAATTGACTGCGAATTTATACCGAACAGCTGCAGCAGCTGCTCCTCAACCGCTCCCGACTGCAGCAGCACCGCTTGTACACATGTCTGATCAGCAGCAGCAATACATGGGATACCACCAGATGCACCATCCATCGCAGTCCGCTGCTAATTTCCCGTATGAATATGCTGACCAGTTGCATGCCCAAATATACTATACTCAGGCACCGCCCGCCACACTGGCGCCCCAATATCAGACTGTTAGCTCAGGGGCGATGATCTCAGAGGCTGCAGTGCTGTCACCACCTGCAGCGACTGCAGAAGCTAAGCAGAACAGAACCTCGCAACCACTGTAA